Part of the Planctomycetota bacterium genome, CTCGACCACTCCGCCCACGGGAAATTTTCCGGCGCCGACGGCGCCCACATAGACCAGCGGCTTCACGATCGAGCCCGGCGGATAGATCGCCTCCGTCGCACGGTTCACGCCGGGCTGCAGGCGAAACTGGTCCGAGGCCGTGAGCGCCTCGGCGTCGGCCAGCGTCGGCCAGCTTCCCAGGGCCATGATGTCGCCGCTCTCCACCTCGACGATCACCGCCGCTGAGGCCAGCGGAGCGCCGATGGGAAGCCCCGCTTCCTCGCCGTGGTGCCACTCCTGCACACGGGCCAGGCCGAACACCGGATTCAGGATCGCCTGCACCCGCGCCTGCAGTTCGATGTCCACCGTCAGCCGCAACGGGCGGCCGAAGACCGGCTCGACGCGCTCGCTCTGGTCGGTGTCCATGCGCGTGCGCAGAAGTCCGCGGCTGCCGCGCAGCCAATCCTCGTAGGCCGCCTCCAGACCGCGCCCGCCGACGAGATCGGGACCCGGCCGGTAGCCGCCCGGATCGATGGTGCCGTCGGCTTTGACAAAGGGACGCCGCGCCAGATCCTCGGCCCAGGTTTCTTCGCGGATTGTCCCCAGCACATGATCGAAGACTCCCTTCACGCGAATGTTGGCGTCGGCCGTTCGGCGCAGCGGCCGTGGCAGCGTCTGCTGGCTCAGGCGCACATCGGCGGATTCCCAGGGGCGGATGCGCCGCGCCGCGTCGATCACCTCGACGGAATCGGGATAGTCATCGGCCAGCTTGCGAATGGCGAAGGCCGCCGCGTCGGAGACCTGCCGCGCGATCACATGCGAAGTCTTCTGCTCGCGGATCGGCTCGGGGTGGAAGGAGTCGCCGGGATCGTGGCCCAGCTTGGCGGCGAGCACTTCGCGCTGCCTGGCCCAGGTCGCTTCGGCGCGCTTCTGCACATGGGTGCGGATTGTCTCAATCTCCTCGTCGATCTTGGCGCGATCGACGCCGCAGAGCTGTGAGACCTGATCCAGCATGCGGTTACGCGCCTCCTCCTCGCCGGCGAGGCAGAGCTCGATGGTCGACTCCCGCGCCTCGCGCGTCAGCCGAGTCCACAGTGAGCGCCCGTAGGCCTTGCGCGCCGCTCGCGTCGCGCGCTGGCGGACCCATGAGCCGTCGATCACCGAGTAGTCGATGGCCACGTCCCACGCGGGGATGTCTTCGGCGATCACGCGGCCAAGGCGGTCCACGATGGATCCGCGAACGGTGGGGAGCCAGATGGTCCGGTCGAGCCGCTGCTCCGCCTCCTGGCGCAGGTCCTCGCCGTCGATCACGGTCAGCGACCAGAGCCGCAGCGCGAGCGCCGCCGTCGCCAGCAGGGCCAGCGCGCCGAGAAAGATCAGCCGCTTGCGGGCGCGGGCGGTGGGACGGTCGGTCGACGGCATGGAGCAAGCGTATCGCCTCGGCGGCGGCAATCCCGCTACGATGTTCCCCCTTCACACTCAGATTTTCCCCCACAGGAGTTCGTCATGGAATGCGGCATCGTCGGGCTACCCAACGTCGGCAAAAGCACCCTCTTCAACGCGCTCACCGCGGCCGGCATCGAGGCCGCCAACTACCCCTTCTGCACCATCGAGCCGAACGTGGGCGTGGTCAACGTCCCAGACGATCGCCTGCCGGTCATCGCCAAGAAGATCCAGAGCGAGAAGATCATTCCCGCCGCGGTCCGCATCGTGGACATCGCCGGCCTGGTCCGCGGCGCCAGCGAAGGCGAGGGGCTGGGCAACAAGTTCCTCAGCCACATCCGCGAGGTCGACGCCATCCTTCACGTGGTGCGTTGCTTCGAGGATCCTGATGTCGTCCATGTCGACGGCAAGCCCGACCCGATCCGCGACATCGAGACCATCGACACCGAACTGGCCCTGGCCGACCTGGGCGTGGTCGAGGCGAGTCTGGATCGTCTCCGCCGCACCGCCCGCGGCGGCGACAAGGAGGCGATCGCCAAGGTCGCCTATCTGGAGAAGGCCCTGAAGGTGCTCGCCAAGGGCGATCCGCTGCGCGGCGGCGACTTCACCCCGGAGGAGCGAAAACTGGCCCGCGGCCTGGGCCTGATCACGGCCAAGCCCGTCCTCTACGTGGCAAACGTGGCGGAAAATGACCTCAACGGCGAAGGCCCCATGGTGAAGCCGGTCCTGGATCGGGCCAAGAAGGAAGGCGGCCTCGTGATCTGCGTCTGCGCCAAGATCGAGAGCGAGCTCGCGGAGCTTCCCGAGGCGGATCGCAAGGAAATGCTGGAGAGCCTGGGCATGAAGCAGCCGGCTCTGGCCACGGTGGCCCGCGCCGCCTACGACCTGCTTGGGTTGCAAAGCTATTTCACCGCGGGTCCGAAGGAGATCCGCGCCTGGACCATCCATCGCGGCGACACCGCGCCGCAGGCGGCGGGCGTCATCCACACCGATTTCGAGAAGGGCTTCATCCGCGCCGAGTGCTACCTGGTGAAGGATCTCGAGCAGTACGGCTCCGAGAAGGCGATCCGCGAGGCGGGCAAGATGCGCAG contains:
- the ychF gene encoding redox-regulated ATPase YchF, which produces MECGIVGLPNVGKSTLFNALTAAGIEAANYPFCTIEPNVGVVNVPDDRLPVIAKKIQSEKIIPAAVRIVDIAGLVRGASEGEGLGNKFLSHIREVDAILHVVRCFEDPDVVHVDGKPDPIRDIETIDTELALADLGVVEASLDRLRRTARGGDKEAIAKVAYLEKALKVLAKGDPLRGGDFTPEERKLARGLGLITAKPVLYVANVAENDLNGEGPMVKPVLDRAKKEGGLVICVCAKIESELAELPEADRKEMLESLGMKQPALATVARAAYDLLGLQSYFTAGPKEIRAWTIHRGDTAPQAAGVIHTDFEKGFIRAECYLVKDLEQYGSEKAIREAGKMRSEGRGYVMHDGDVVHFLFNV